Part of the Haloarchaeobius litoreus genome is shown below.
GGGCGAGGGACCCCATCCGACGCTCGTCTTCTTCCACGGCGGCGGCTTCGTCATCGGCACCCTCGACACCCACGACGCGGTCTGTCGCGCACTGACGAACGAGGCCGAGGCCGTCGTCGTCTCCGTGGACTACCGCCTCGCGCCCGAACACCCGTTCCCCGCCGCCGTCGCGGACGCCCACGCCGCAACCGAGTGGGCCAGCGACCACCTGGACGAGCTGGGCGGGAACGAGTTCCTCGCCGTCGCCGGCGACTCCGCGGGAGGCACCCTCGCCGCCGCAACCTGTCTGCTGGCACGCGACCGCGGCCCGGCCATCGACCACCAGTTCCTCGTCTACCCCGCGACAGCGGGTGACGCCGACCCCGAGGCGTTCCCCTCCCGCGCCGAGAACGCCGAGGGCTACTTCCTCGAGACCGCCGAGATGGAGTGGTTCTTCGAGCAGTACATCGACGACGAGTTCGACGCGTACAATCCGCTCGCGTTCCCGCTGCAGGCGCGTGACCTCTCAGGGTTGCCGCCCGCCCTCGTCATCACGGCGGGCTTCGACCCCCTGCGGGACGAGGGCCGGGCGTACGCCGAGCAGCTCGACGAGGCCGGCGTCGACACCACCTACCGCGAGTTCGAGGACATGGTCCACGGCTTCGTCTCCATGCTCGGCGACGTGGGCGTCGACACCGCACGCGTCGGCATCGAGGAGATCGCGGCCGAACTGGACGCCCGGGACGCCTGAGTCCGGGAATCAGTCGTCGGCCAGCCGGTCCTGCGCCCGCGACAGCGCCACCTCGTCGCCGTCTTTGACGTAGGCGACGACCTCTCGGAGTGCCTCGACGAGCGCGTCGGCCTCCCGCGGCGGCACGTCGCCCTCCAGCGCCCGGACTCGCTTCACCCGTTCGTCGAGCGAGGCCAGCAGCTTCGTCGCCGGCCGGTCCGGCTCCACGTCGTTCGCGGCCAGCCAGTCCCGCAGTTCGCGGCGGTACTCCCGCACCGCGTCCGCGGCGGCGAGCCCGCGCGCCTCGCGCAGCGAGTCGGGCACGTCCGCGGGCTCCGGCCGGCCCTGCGTGTCTCCACGGAGCAGCCGCAGCAGGTACCACTCCTCGTCGTCGTCCGGGTCGAACGACCGGTCCACGAGGTCCGCGACGTGGCGCAGCTCGCCCGCCACGAGGTAGTCGTCGTCCAGGTCGCGGAGCTCCCCGGCCGCGACGAATCCACGCTTGCGCTGGTACGTGCGCACCGTCTCCGCGACCGACTTCAGCGCCTCGTCCTCCGGCTCGTTCTCGAAGCGCTCGCGTGCCTCCGTGAGGTCGAACTCGACCGACTGGGTCGTGTGCAGCTTCCGGTCGTCGTCCACGCCCACGCTGTGCAGGCTCCCGCACTCCGGACACGAGACGCTCCC
Proteins encoded:
- a CDS encoding alpha/beta hydrolase — encoded protein: MPDEPHPQVQALLTMIDSLDVPKIPEMTPQEARATMDPLFARAAGEEPVGAVENRTIDGPGGDLPVRIYRPEGEGPHPTLVFFHGGGFVIGTLDTHDAVCRALTNEAEAVVVSVDYRLAPEHPFPAAVADAHAATEWASDHLDELGGNEFLAVAGDSAGGTLAAATCLLARDRGPAIDHQFLVYPATAGDADPEAFPSRAENAEGYFLETAEMEWFFEQYIDDEFDAYNPLAFPLQARDLSGLPPALVITAGFDPLRDEGRAYAEQLDEAGVDTTYREFEDMVHGFVSMLGDVGVDTARVGIEEIAAELDARDA
- a CDS encoding DUF7117 family protein → MEIRGERECKDCGTRWSYYETGSVSCPECGSLHSVGVDDDRKLHTTQSVEFDLTEARERFENEPEDEALKSVAETVRTYQRKRGFVAAGELRDLDDDYLVAGELRHVADLVDRSFDPDDDEEWYLLRLLRGDTQGRPEPADVPDSLREARGLAAADAVREYRRELRDWLAANDVEPDRPATKLLASLDERVKRVRALEGDVPPREADALVEALREVVAYVKDGDEVALSRAQDRLADD